A window of Micromonas commoda chromosome 13, complete sequence contains these coding sequences:
- a CDS encoding predicted protein: protein MGGANIALPADRAKWDPDGEFIPLCEREQFYSHTLGRRRDLIRDHAELLEADFQNAKVAGEIPSDHPGDNEVEMQDVYAEMFYEAERLGLTRVAEAREREANLWGGGPNIDVCDSFLIQPHSKEDDSLVQRSDLPSEQWFFDEDDPDGNLLPTPALPRTGWTWTGPTGKERNDA, encoded by the coding sequence atgggcggcgcgaacatcgcgctccccgcggaCCGCGCCAAGTGGGATCCCGACGGCGAGTTCATCCCTTTGTGCGAGCGAGAGCAGTTCTATTCGCACACGCTcggccgtcgacgcgaccTGATCAGAGACCAcgccgagctgctcgaggcggacTTTCAGAACGCAAAGGTGGCGGGCGAGATCCCGTCGGACCATCCGGGGGACAACGAGGTGGAGATGCAGGACGTGTACGCCGAGATGTTCTACGAGGCTGAGCGCCTGGGACTgactcgcgtcgccgaggcgagggagagggaggcgaacttgtggggcggcggcccgAACATCGACGTCTGCGACAGTTTCCTGATCCAACCTCACAGCAAGGAGGACGACAGCCTGGTCCAGAGGAGCGACCTGCCGTCTGAGCAGTGgttcttcgacgaggacgaccccGATGGCAACTTGCTGCCCACGCCGGCACTCCCGCGGACGGGCTGGACG
- a CDS encoding predicted protein, with product MAPRGPSSISPRAPPKNGAEALVRALHEGGVDVCFANPGTTEMWLVGALDSLGPDAIRPVLGLHETVVSGAADGYARMARKPACTLLHLGPGLANALANLHNARRANSPVLVIVGDQSTWHHGADSLLETDIESLASTVSSWVRTSDIPGAIRADAIDALEATRRRESNAPATSKGRVATLVVPHDRGWEKPDGPDGAFVALSEVLTVEEAVRVGDPKPIDANKVRGFLAQCAAAVVACSPGKCAFYAAGDATLADDGALDALGKVAAVTGAHVLCENAFARVDRGGTLPHLTRLPYFPKDAAAALEAYEVVVTCDARRPIAMFGYDGQGPSHLLRQTDDDVWEIDCGGDVAGNVKVLLEEVVKIVGENVADAKIAAKAAQRPPPPKMPLDEKLNPVALCAVVACSQPARCIVVDESLTSGGSYWDQSAGCPEFTHVTLTGGAIGFGPPASVGAAVACPDRWVINLQADGSAMYSTQALWTQARESLKVITVVCANRAYQILKIEMAMQRVGPSGPVAKSLTDLTQPAIDWVSVAKGHGVPASTVNTVRELRAALEEAFARSGPTLIEANLAA from the coding sequence ATGGCCCCGCGAGGCCCGTCCTCGATctcccctcgcgccccgcccaagaatggcgccgaggctctcgtccgcgccctgcacgagggcggcgtggacgtgtGCTTCGCGAACCCCGGCACGACGGAGATGTGGCTCGTGGGCGCGCTGGACTCCCTCGGCCCCGACGCGATTCGACCGGTGCTCGGCCTCCACGAGACGGTCgtgagcggcgccgcggacgggtacgcgaggatggcgcgcAAGCCCGCGTGCACCCTCCTGCACCTCGGCCCGGGGCTCGCCAAcgccctcgccaacctccacaacgcgcgtcgcgccaaCTCCCCAGttctcgtcatcgtcggcgaccaGTCCACCTGGCACCACGGAGCCGACTCGTTGCTCGAGACGGACAtcgagtccctcgcgtcgaccgtGAGCTCGTGGGTTCGAACATCCGACATCCCGGGCGCGAttcgcgcggacgccatcgacgccctcgaggcgacgcggcggcgcgagagcaacgccccggcgacgtccaagggccgcgtcgcgaccctCGTCGTGCCGCACGATCGCGGCTGGGAAAAGCCCGACGGACCGGACGGCGCCTTCGTTGCGCTGAGCGAGGTCctcaccgtcgaggaggcggtcaGGGTGGGCGACCCGAAGCCGATAGACGCGAACAAAGTGCGGGGTTTCCTCGCGcagtgcgccgccgccgtcgtcgcgtgctCGCCGGGGAAGTGCGCCTTctacgccgcgggggacgcgacgctcgccgacgacggagccctcgacgcgctcgggaaagtcgccgcggtgactgGAGCCCACGTCCTGTGCGAGAACGCCTTCGCGAgggtcgaccgcggcgggacccTCCCTCACCTCACGCGGCTGCCTTACTTTCCAAaagacgcggcggctgcgctcGAGGCGTACGAGGTTGTGGTCACCTGCGACGCCAGGAGGCCCATCGCGATGTTCGGCTACGACGGCCAAGGCCCGTCGCACCTCCTTCGGCaaaccgacgacgacgtgtgGGAGATCGActgcggcggggacgtcgccggtAACGTCAaggtcctcctcgaggaggtggtgaagatcgtcggcgagaacgtcgcggacgccaagatcgcggccaaggcggcgcagagaccgccgccgccgaagatgCCCCTCGACGAAAAGCTCAACCCCGTCGCTTTgtgcgccgtcgtcgcgtgctCGCAACCGGCGAGATGCATCGTGGTCGACGAGTCGCTGACCAGCGGCGGGTCGTACTGGGACCAGAGCGCCGGGTGCCCCGAGTTTACCCACGTGACCCTGACGGGCGGGGCGATCGGATTCGGaccgcccgcgtccgtcggcgcggcggtggcgtgccCCGATCGATGGGTCATCAACCTTCAGGCGGACGGCAGCGCAATGTACTCGACGCAGGCGCTGTGGACGCAGGCGAGGGAGTCGCTCAAGGTGATCACCGTCGTGTGCGCCAATCGCGCGTACCAGATTCTCAAGATCGAGATGGCCATGCAGCGCGTCGGCCCGTCCGGTCCCGTGGCGAAGAGTCTCACCGACTTGACGCAGCCGGCGATTGACTGGGTCAGCGTGGCGAAGGGTCACGGGGTCCCGGCTTCCACCGTCAACACggtccgcgagctgcgcgcggcgctcgaggaggcgttcgcgaGGTCGGGACCGACGCTCATCGaggcgaacctcgcggcttGA